In Mytilus edulis chromosome 4, xbMytEdul2.2, whole genome shotgun sequence, the following proteins share a genomic window:
- the LOC139519023 gene encoding double-stranded RNA-specific adenosine deaminase-like, which yields MNAKYILNEWKQQYEKNIEYDAQESGPDHEKCFKVNVYIDGALCGTGIGSRKKEAQQRAAISAIQQLGINTDFIAFTRNGIEADPKSQLNEKLQERHIRNIKYIEISRTGPAHELTFTVQLFINDTPCAIGTGNNIQNADRSAARQILKQFDDGSLSFSDISDQDSNDENSHAIPKDAKYILNDWVQSRRKSISYQQADRYGPDHALRFEVDLYIGGKMISSGFGTSLQRAELDAANKAVQQISKEFVDCYPKTNFPRYVRLPHYDELAMITYKTFESVTHNVIVSIDKESVVASIIMENCLTGQKTVLSLGSGNIFVEEGSLENNGETVIDSHAEIIAKRGFQRVLYKEVCRLKREGKDTLGMLKVLPNKRIALQNGIKLHLYISKAPCGDGSVFTLSQPGSHTDTGIIHLPIQSDKKQGLLRAKIAKGEGAIPVSELPDDRLHKMSCSDKICKWNVLGLQGALLSTVIDRPLFLSSVVVGDVYNFNHLSRALCCRVKRQSPCISSETSAVTVNHPDIAISTICDLPEIGKSKPVSVNWNIVDGSTEVTNGRTGKVSPDLYLKSPPSDSCIYSRLCKKELFCLYKTMTSRQPNYESCYRRLRDSHIMIDRHINYHEAKLSSEQYQRRKTDLYRTFIEKGYGIWEEREDVDEFSL from the exons ATGAATGCCAAATATATTCTTAATGAATGGAAACAACAATACGAGAAAAATATAGAGTATGATGCACAGGAAAGTGGCCCGGATCATGAAAAGTG TTTTAAGGTAAATGTATATATTGATGGTGCATTGTGTGGGACTGGTATTGGGTCCAGAAAGAAGGAAGCACAGCAGCGAGCAGCTATTTCTGCGATTCAACAACTCGGGATTAATACAGATTTTATTGCTTTTACCAGAAACGGA ATTGAAGCTGATCCGAAATCACAGTTAAATGAGAAATTACAGGAGCGCCATATCAGGAATATCAAATACATTGAAATATCAAGGACAGGTCCTGCTCATGAACTAAC ATTCACAGTACAGCTTTTTATAAACGATACACCGTGCGCAATAGGGACAGGCAATAACATACAGAATGCCGATCGATCCGCAGCACGACAAATACTGAAACAATTTGATGACGGAAGCCTTAGTTTTTCTGATATTTCGGATCAG GATAGCAACGATGAGAACTCTCATGCCATTCCAAAAGATGCAAAGTATATACTCAATGATTGGGTCCAGTCGAGACGGAAATCTATCTCTTATCAACAAGCTGATAGATATGGTCCTGACCATGCCTTAAG ATTTGAAGTTGACCTGTACATAGGTGGGAAAATGATATCATCAGGATTTGGGACTAGTCTACAGAGGGCAGAACTGGACGCTGCAAACAAAGCTGTACAACAGATATCAAAAGAATTTGTGGATTGTTATCCTAAAACG aATTTCCCCAGATATGTACGCTTGCCACATTATGATGAACTAGCGATGATCACTTATAAAACATTTGAATCCGTAACACACAATGTCATCGTCAGTATCGATAAAGAATCGGTGGTAGCATCGATTATCATGGAGAATTGTCTGACTGGTCAGAAAACTGTCCTAAGTCTTGGATCTG GCAATATTTTTGTGGAGGAGGGATCTTTGGAAAATAACGGAGAAACTGTTATTGACTCTCATGCTGAAATTATTGCTAAAAGAGGATTCCAAAG gGTATTATATAAAGAAGTATGCCGATTAAAAAGAGAAGGAAAAGATACACTTGGAATGCTGAAAGTTCTTCCCAATAAAAGGATAGCTTTACAAAATGGTATAAAACTCCATCTATATATATCAAAGGCTCCGTGTGGAGACGGCAGTGTCTTTACATTAAG TCAGCCTGGTTCCCATACTGATACTGGAATTATCCATCTTCCAATTCAATCAGACAAGAAGCAAGGACTGTTACGAGCAAAAATCGCCAAAG GTGAAGGTGCCATACCTGTAAGTGAGTTACCAGATGATAGACTACATAAGATGTCTTGTAGTGACAAGATCTGTAAATGGAATGTACTTGGACTCCAAGGTGCTCTCTTGTCCACTGTAATAGACAGACCACTCTTTCTTTCCTCTGTAGTTGTTg GTGATGTCTACAATTTTAATCATTTGTCCAGAGCTTTGTGCTGTCGAGTAAAGAGACAGTCTCCGTGTATATCTAGCGAAACGAGCGCCGTAACAGTTAATCACCCAGACATTGCTATATCTACTATTTGTGATTTACCTGAGATAGGAAAATCAAAGCCAGTAAGTGTGAACTGGAACATTGTTGATGGCTCCACTGAAGTTACGAATGGTAGAACTGGAAAAGTTAGCCCTGATTTATATTTAAA gTCACCGCCATCAGATTCGTGTATTTATTCAAGATTGTGCAAGAAAGAACTGTTTTGTCTGTATAAAACAATGACATCAAGACAACCCAATTACGAAAGTTGTTATCGACGACTGAGGGACAGCCatataatgatagacagacataTCAATTACCATGAGGCAAAACTATCATCTGAACAATACCAAAGAAGAAAAACTGATTTGTACCGTACTTTTATTGAGAAAGGTTATGGTATATGGGAAGAGAGAGAAGATGTCGATGAGTTTAGTCTTTAG
- the LOC139521266 gene encoding uncharacterized protein, whose translation MAFSLEQCRNARINLVLRDVLCKMLHELLENSGVEPRIVYEKIVKTKFKLNQEEWKIVKTLVDPAIGFRQLDISLSWRIGKKFKLLLAPSRDWHAKPQPTEIAIGDDIQRIKYARNKYMHGVSMISEEEMLDFFIEFTEVSKRVDQYLKNKDLSSSFQRQIQEYQTLKMEDRADEILDSTSLVEDRKGFIVIPVEGHSKTVKVYRQKGLTEYIEDNSNDATETIQLLCIFPEISDNDAKQKAELLNSFKEEINKGQLKFEFTKASEGSLILFVNVTKSSIEDLSKFEDEIRQFIERIFKLDEFKILETMCMIITSPEDKICADKSGWVSEDDEDCLEVTESDTGSLVLNFNMRSDALDTDEHFQESIHHFINTIVKTSNGKQLTTNNEVTAIIAPGTSKSIFQYSCSACEKSLLTHQPIENEGLDKLYGITQQSIENIGLDELCGNTQQPMENEGLNELCGNTQQLIENEGLDELCGNTQQPIENEGLDEFCGNTQQAIENKELDELCENTQQPTENKGLDELCGNTQQPIGNKGVDGLCGVNDNMQQVSC comes from the exons ATGGCCTTTTCACTTGAACAATGTAGGAATGCCAGAATAAATCTGGTCTTAAGAGATGTACTTTGTAAAATGCTGCACGAATTATTGGAGAACTCAGGTGTTGAACCTCGAATAGTATATGAGAAAATTGTAAAGACAAAATTTAAATTGAACCAAGAAGAATGGAAAATTGTGAAAACTTTGGTAGACCCGGCAATTGGATTCAGACAACTTGACATATCTCTCAGTTGGAGAATTGGTAAAAAATTTAAACTTCTTTTAGCACCTTCACGTGACTGGCATGCAAAACCACAGCCAACAGAAATTGCGATTGGTGATGACATACAACGAATTAAATATGCCAGAAATAAATACATGCATGGTGTTTCAATGATATCAGAAGAAGAGATGCTCGATTTCTTTATTGAGTTCACCGAAGTAAGTAAACGAGTGGATCAATACCttaaaaacaaagatttgtcatCGTCATTTCAAAGACAAATACAGGAGTATCAGACTCTGAAAATGGAAGATAGAGCAGATGAAATACTTGATTCAACGTCTCTTGTAGAGGATAGAAAAG GCTTTATAGTAATTCCTGTGGAGGGCCATAGTAAAACAGTAAAGGTATATCGTCAAAAAGGTTTAACAGAGTATATAGAGGATAATTCAAATGATG CAACAGAAACTATACAATTACTCTGCATATTCCCTGAAATTAGTGACAATGATGCAAAACAGAAAGCAGAACTTTTAAATTCTTTCAAGGAAGAAATAAACAAAGGACAgttaaaatttgaatttacaaAGGCATCAGAAGGGAGTCTCATCCTTTTTGTGAATGTGACAAAGTCGTCAATAGAAGACCTGTCAAAATTTGAGGACGAAATACGGCAATTCATCGAAAGGATATTCAAACTAGATGAATTCAAAATATTGGAAACCATGTGTATGATAATAACAAGCCCAGAAG ATAAAATATGTGCTGACAAAAGTGGTTGGGTAAGTGAGGATGACGAAGATTGTTTGGAGGTGACAGAATCAGATACAGGGTCATTAGTCTTGAATTTTAACATGAGGAGCGATGCATTAGATACAGACGAACATTTTCAAGAAAGCATACATCATTTCATAAATACTATTGTGAAGAcatcaaatggaaaacaactaacTACAAATAATGAAGTTACTGCAATCATAGCACCAg GTACATCGAAATCAATCTTCCAGTATTCATGTTCAGCATGCGAAAAAAGTTTACTTACACATCAGCCAATAGAAAACGAAGGATTAGATAAACTTTATGGAATTACACAGCAGTCAATAGAAAACATAGGACTAGATGAACTTTGTGGAAATACACAACAGCCAATGGAAAACGAAGGACTAAATGAACTTTGTGGAAATACACAACAGCTAATAGAAAACGAAGGACTAGATGAACTTTGTGGAAATACACAACAGCCAATAGAAAACGAAGGACTAGATGAATTTTGTGGAAATACACAACAGGCAATAGAAAACAAAGAACTAGATGAACTTTGTGAAAATACACAACAGCCAACAGAAAACAAAGGGCTAGATGAACTTTGTGGAAATACCCAACAGCCAATAGGAAACAAAGGAGTAGATGGATTGTGTGGGGTTAACGATAATATGCAACAAGTAAGTTGTTAA